One Tursiops truncatus isolate mTurTru1 chromosome 3, mTurTru1.mat.Y, whole genome shotgun sequence DNA segment encodes these proteins:
- the MATR3 gene encoding matrin-3 isoform X6 → MHRQEWSQHINGASHSRRCQLLLEIYPEWNPDNDTGHTMGDPFMLQQSTNPAPGILGPPPPSFHLGGPAVGPRGNLGAGNGNLQGPRHMQKGRVETSRVVHIMDFQRGKNLRYQLLQLVEPFGVISNHLILNKINEAFIEMATTEDAQAAVDYYTTTPALVFGKPVRVHLSQKYKRIKKPEGKPDQKFDQKQELGRVIHLSNLPHSGYSDSAVLKLAEPYGKIKNYILMRMKSQAFIEMETREDAMAMVDHCLKKALWFQGRCVKVDLSEKYKKLVLRIPNRGIDLLKKDKSRKRSYSPDGKESPSDKKSKTDGSQKTESTTEGKEQEEKSGEAGEKDTKDDQAEQEPNMLLESEDELLVDEEEAAALLESGSSVGDETDLANLGDVASDGKKEPSDKVVKKDANASASAAAKKKLKKRRFPGSMEGFVTLDEVGDEEDSELQKLRKSGMAFKSGDKNDDGLVEIKVDKIEELDQENEAALENGIKNEENTEPGAESAENADDPNKDTSENADGQSDENKEDYTIPDEYRIGPYQPNVPVGIDYVIPKTGFYCKLCSLFYTNEEVAKNTHCSSLPHYQKLKKFLNKLAEERRQKKEA, encoded by the exons GAGTGGAGTCAACATATCAATGGAGCAAGTCACAGTCGTCGATGCCAGCTTCTTCTTGAAAT CTACCCAGAATGGAATCCTGACAATGATACAGGACACACAAt GGGTGATCCCTTCATGTTGCAGCAATCTACAAACCCAGCACCAGGAATTCTGGGACCTCCGCCTCCCTCATTTCATCTTGGGGGACCAGCAGTTGGACCAAGAGGAAATCTGG GTGCTGGAAATGGAAACCTGCAAGGACCAAGACACATGCAAAAGGGCAGAGTG GAAACTAGCCGAGTTGTTCACATCATGGATTTCCAGCGAGGGAAAAACTTGAGATATCAACTATTACAGCTGGTGGAACCATTTGGAGTTATTTCAAATCATCtgattctaaataaaattaatgag gCATTTATTGAAATGGCAACCACAGAAGATGCTCAGGCTGCAGTGGATTATTATACAACCACACCAGCATTAGTATTTGGCAAGCCAGTGAGAGTTCATTTATCCCAGaagtataaaagaataaag aaacCTGAAGGGAAGCCAGACCAGAAGTTTGATCAAAAACAAGAGCTTGGACGTGTGATACATCTCAGCAATTTACCTCATTCTGGCTATTCTGACAGTGCTGTCCTCAAGCTTGCTGAGCCTTATGGGAAAATTAAGAATTACATACTGATGAGGATGAAAAGTCAG gcctTTATTGAGATGGAGACCAGAGAAGATGCAATGGCAATGGTTGACCACTGTTTGAAAAAGGCCCTTTGGTTTCAAGGGAGATGTGTAAAAGTTGACCtgtctgaaaaatacaaaaaattggTACTCAGG attccCAACAGAGGCATTGACTTACTGAAAAAAGATAAGTCCCG GAAAAGGTCTTACTCTCCAGATGGCAAAGAATCTCCAAGTGATAAGAAATCCAAAACTGATGGTTCCCAGAAGACTGAAAGTACAACCGAAGGtaaagaacaagaagagaaatcaGGAGAAGCTGGTGAAAAAGATACAAAGGATGACCAGGCAGAACAAGAACCTAACATGCTTCTTGAATCTGAAGATGAGCTACTTGTAGATGAAGAAGAAGCAGCAGCACTGCTAGAAAGTGGCAGTTCAGTGGGAGATGAGACAGATCTCGCTAATTTAGGGGATGTGGCATCTGATGGGAAAAAGGAACCTTCAGACAAAGTTGTGAAAAAAGATGCAAATGCGAGTGCTTCAGCAGCTGCCAAGAAAAAGCTTAAAAAG CGTCGTTTCCCAGGGAGTATGGAAGGTTTTGTCACTCTAGATGAGGTTGGTGATGAGGAAGATTCGGAACTTCAGAAACTTCGTAAATCGGGCATGGCATTTAAATCTGGTGACAAAAATGATGATGGTTTGGTTGAAATTAAGGTGGACAAGATCGAGGAACTTGACCAAGAAAACGAAGCAGCGTtggaaaatggaattaaaaatgaggaaaatacagaACCAGGTGCTGAATCTGCCGAGAATGCTGATGATCCCAACAAAGATACAAGTGAAAACGCAGATGGCCAAAGTGATGAAAACAAGGAGGACTATACAATCCCAGATGAGTATAGAATTGGACCGTATCAGCCCAATGTTCCTGTTG GTATAGACTATGTGATACCTAAAACAGGGTTTTACTGTAAGCTGTGTTCACTCTTTTATACAAATGAAGAAGTTGCAAAGAATACTCATTGCAGCAGCCTTCCTCATTATCAGAAATTAAAG aaatttcTGAATAAATTGGCAGAAGAACGCAGGCAGAAGAAGGAAGCTTAA
- the MATR3 gene encoding matrin-3 isoform X5 — protein MGDPFMLQQSTNPAPGILGPPPPSFHLGGPAVGPRGNLGAGNGNLQGPRHMQKGRVETSRVVHIMDFQRGKNLRYQLLQLVEPFGVISNHLILNKINEAFIEMATTEDAQAAVDYYTTTPALVFGKPVRVHLSQKYKRIKKPEGKPDQKFDQKQELGRVIHLSNLPHSGYSDSAVLKLAEPYGKIKNYILMRMKSQAFIEMETREDAMAMVDHCLKKALWFQGRCVKVDLSEKYKKLVLRIPNRGIDLLKKDKSRKRSYSPDGKESPSDKKSKTDGSQKTESTTEGKEQEEKSGEAGEKDTKDDQAEQEPNMLLESEDELLVDEEEAAALLESGSSVGDETDLANLGDVASDGKKEPSDKVVKKDANASASAAAKKKLKKRRFPGSMEGFVTLDEVGDEEDSELQKLRKSGMAFKSGDKNDDGLVEIKVDKIEELDQENEAALENGIKNEENTEPGAESAENADDPNKDTSENADGQSDENKEDYTIPDEYRIGPYQPNVPVGIDYVIPKTGFYCKLCSLFYTNEEVAKNTHCSSLPHYQKLKKFLNKLAEERRQKKEA, from the exons At GGGTGATCCCTTCATGTTGCAGCAATCTACAAACCCAGCACCAGGAATTCTGGGACCTCCGCCTCCCTCATTTCATCTTGGGGGACCAGCAGTTGGACCAAGAGGAAATCTGG GTGCTGGAAATGGAAACCTGCAAGGACCAAGACACATGCAAAAGGGCAGAGTG GAAACTAGCCGAGTTGTTCACATCATGGATTTCCAGCGAGGGAAAAACTTGAGATATCAACTATTACAGCTGGTGGAACCATTTGGAGTTATTTCAAATCATCtgattctaaataaaattaatgag gCATTTATTGAAATGGCAACCACAGAAGATGCTCAGGCTGCAGTGGATTATTATACAACCACACCAGCATTAGTATTTGGCAAGCCAGTGAGAGTTCATTTATCCCAGaagtataaaagaataaag aaacCTGAAGGGAAGCCAGACCAGAAGTTTGATCAAAAACAAGAGCTTGGACGTGTGATACATCTCAGCAATTTACCTCATTCTGGCTATTCTGACAGTGCTGTCCTCAAGCTTGCTGAGCCTTATGGGAAAATTAAGAATTACATACTGATGAGGATGAAAAGTCAG gcctTTATTGAGATGGAGACCAGAGAAGATGCAATGGCAATGGTTGACCACTGTTTGAAAAAGGCCCTTTGGTTTCAAGGGAGATGTGTAAAAGTTGACCtgtctgaaaaatacaaaaaattggTACTCAGG attccCAACAGAGGCATTGACTTACTGAAAAAAGATAAGTCCCG GAAAAGGTCTTACTCTCCAGATGGCAAAGAATCTCCAAGTGATAAGAAATCCAAAACTGATGGTTCCCAGAAGACTGAAAGTACAACCGAAGGtaaagaacaagaagagaaatcaGGAGAAGCTGGTGAAAAAGATACAAAGGATGACCAGGCAGAACAAGAACCTAACATGCTTCTTGAATCTGAAGATGAGCTACTTGTAGATGAAGAAGAAGCAGCAGCACTGCTAGAAAGTGGCAGTTCAGTGGGAGATGAGACAGATCTCGCTAATTTAGGGGATGTGGCATCTGATGGGAAAAAGGAACCTTCAGACAAAGTTGTGAAAAAAGATGCAAATGCGAGTGCTTCAGCAGCTGCCAAGAAAAAGCTTAAAAAG CGTCGTTTCCCAGGGAGTATGGAAGGTTTTGTCACTCTAGATGAGGTTGGTGATGAGGAAGATTCGGAACTTCAGAAACTTCGTAAATCGGGCATGGCATTTAAATCTGGTGACAAAAATGATGATGGTTTGGTTGAAATTAAGGTGGACAAGATCGAGGAACTTGACCAAGAAAACGAAGCAGCGTtggaaaatggaattaaaaatgaggaaaatacagaACCAGGTGCTGAATCTGCCGAGAATGCTGATGATCCCAACAAAGATACAAGTGAAAACGCAGATGGCCAAAGTGATGAAAACAAGGAGGACTATACAATCCCAGATGAGTATAGAATTGGACCGTATCAGCCCAATGTTCCTGTTG GTATAGACTATGTGATACCTAAAACAGGGTTTTACTGTAAGCTGTGTTCACTCTTTTATACAAATGAAGAAGTTGCAAAGAATACTCATTGCAGCAGCCTTCCTCATTATCAGAAATTAAAG aaatttcTGAATAAATTGGCAGAAGAACGCAGGCAGAAGAAGGAAGCTTAA